The Hymenobacter sp. DG01 genome has a segment encoding these proteins:
- a CDS encoding ADP-ribosylglycohydrolase family protein: MLTSSKESQIRAALLGLAVGDALGVPVEFQSRAARQLDPVVHMRAYGTHNQPAGTWSDDASLTFCLAEAIAAGFSVEKLADNCSRWYYQNFWTPHGTVFDIGITTREAIQKLKAGANPVLAGGRDEYSNGNGSLMRILPLAFYHEDFPVKARFQLIREVSAITHGHIRSAVACFLYLEMAAYLRVGLKPAAAYAQLCTASPAKLDELNIPAHEADHFNVILSGRLPDLPQQLIKSGGYVMHTLEAALWCLMRYETYPETVLAAVNLGDDTDTTGAVAGGLAGLYYGEVAIPADWLQVLARRPDIEDLARRMAAGV; this comes from the coding sequence ATGCTTACTTCCTCCAAAGAGTCTCAGATCCGGGCGGCCCTGCTGGGCCTGGCCGTTGGGGATGCCCTGGGCGTACCCGTTGAGTTCCAGAGCCGCGCCGCCCGCCAACTCGACCCCGTGGTGCACATGCGCGCCTATGGAACCCATAACCAGCCGGCCGGCACCTGGTCCGATGATGCCTCGCTTACGTTTTGCCTGGCCGAGGCTATTGCCGCTGGTTTTTCGGTGGAAAAGCTGGCTGATAATTGCAGCCGCTGGTACTACCAAAACTTCTGGACTCCGCACGGAACGGTCTTTGACATCGGCATCACTACCCGCGAAGCCATTCAGAAACTAAAGGCCGGAGCCAACCCCGTGCTGGCCGGGGGGCGGGATGAGTACAGCAATGGCAACGGCTCCCTGATGCGAATTTTGCCGCTGGCTTTCTATCACGAGGATTTTCCAGTGAAGGCTCGTTTTCAGCTGATCCGTGAAGTATCAGCTATTACGCACGGGCATATTCGCTCGGCGGTGGCGTGCTTCCTGTACCTGGAAATGGCCGCGTACCTCCGGGTGGGGCTCAAACCGGCGGCAGCTTACGCCCAGCTCTGTACGGCCTCGCCGGCTAAGCTCGACGAGCTCAATATCCCGGCCCACGAGGCAGATCATTTCAACGTCATTCTCAGCGGCCGCCTGCCCGACCTGCCTCAGCAGCTGATCAAGAGCGGCGGCTACGTAATGCATACGCTGGAAGCGGCCCTATGGTGCTTGATGCGCTATGAAACCTACCCCGAAACCGTGCTGGCCGCCGTCAACCTTGGCGACGATACCGATACCACCGGCGCGGTAGCGGGCGGGCTGGCCGGTCTGTACTACGGCGAAGTCGCTATTCCTGCCGACTGGCTGCAGGTGCTAGCCCGCCGCCCCGACATAGAGGATCTGGCCCGGCGCATGGCGGCGGGCGTGTAG
- a CDS encoding NUDIX domain-containing protein — protein sequence MRITDRKVAYDGHYKLSLLQVQDGDTLLKRERFEPGTAVAALVYNTQTRQYIFTQQYRIGPEADLVEIAAGMVDGDEAPEQAIRREIQEELGYDPDYLEQIARVYPSPGTSAEIITIFYAEVSRKTGQGGGLAEENEKIEPVFYRAEELSQASFTDAKTLVAVQWVRLRNR from the coding sequence ATGCGCATCACCGACCGAAAAGTAGCCTACGACGGCCATTACAAGCTTAGCCTGCTGCAGGTGCAGGATGGCGACACGCTGCTAAAGCGCGAGCGGTTTGAGCCTGGCACCGCCGTGGCGGCGCTCGTCTATAATACTCAAACGCGGCAGTACATCTTTACCCAACAGTACCGGATAGGGCCCGAAGCCGACCTGGTGGAAATAGCAGCTGGTATGGTAGATGGCGACGAAGCTCCGGAGCAGGCTATCCGGCGGGAAATTCAGGAAGAGCTGGGCTACGACCCCGACTACCTGGAGCAGATAGCGCGGGTGTACCCCTCGCCGGGCACCAGCGCCGAAATAATTACCATCTTCTATGCAGAGGTAAGCCGCAAAACCGGGCAAGGGGGCGGCTTGGCCGAGGAAAACGAGAAGATCGAGCCGGTGTTTTACCGGGCCGAGGAGCTAAGCCAGGCGTCTTTTACGGATGCCAAAACGCTGGTAGCCGTGCAGTGGGTGCGGCTGCGCAACCGGTAA
- a CDS encoding GNAT family N-acetyltransferase, whose amino-acid sequence MQNDHVRLRPTETADLERLFQFQLDKEACYLAAFMPADHANQEAYRAKYTRFLLDPGIHMQTILLGETIVGSIARFMREGDAEITYWIDRSRWGQGVATTAVRQFLALETTRPIFGRVVSDNVGSRKVLENCGFVQIGTDRGFANARQTEVEEYIYRLA is encoded by the coding sequence ATGCAGAATGACCACGTAAGGTTAAGGCCAACTGAGACAGCCGACCTGGAGCGTCTTTTTCAGTTTCAGCTGGACAAAGAGGCGTGTTACCTGGCCGCCTTTATGCCTGCGGACCATGCCAACCAGGAAGCCTACCGCGCAAAATACACCCGGTTTCTCCTCGACCCCGGCATTCACATGCAAACCATTCTGCTTGGGGAAACCATAGTGGGTAGCATCGCCAGGTTTATGCGGGAGGGCGACGCCGAAATTACCTATTGGATAGACCGGAGCCGCTGGGGCCAGGGAGTGGCCACAACCGCCGTAAGGCAATTTCTGGCTCTGGAAACCACCCGGCCTATTTTCGGGCGCGTGGTCTCCGACAATGTAGGTTCGCGTAAGGTGTTGGAAAACTGCGGGTTCGTACAAATCGGCACCGACAGAGGATTTGCCAACGCCCGCCAGACGGAGGTTGAAGAATATATCTACCGGCTGGCGTAG
- a CDS encoding S41 family peptidase gives MKKLGFLVLLLAATQAAHCQTTPTPLLDSVKAFLDKSLTLLETYSLDRGSVDWPQLRQAVYQKAQGAQSVRELLPVYPYVFEQLKDDHGWLTYKGKTYKWRNPARTPYANAAVKEALAQKPGVLVKMLPGNVGYVQLPGINAGGSLQQMRDAAKVVQDSLCRINPDKAKAWIIDLRLNDGGAMAPMLAGIAPIIGDGYLGGFADKDGKPDQQWYLKQGNFYLDTLRVTTLQDRCPVRKTDKPVAVLLSGMTASSGEIVAISLKGRPRTRFFGEPTYGATTANESYQISGTAYLTIAGTQETDRNRVIYRSNITPDVLISEGDNFADLNRDAKVAAALKWLKTARKG, from the coding sequence ATGAAGAAATTAGGATTTCTCGTGTTATTACTGGCCGCCACCCAGGCGGCCCACTGCCAGACTACCCCTACCCCGCTACTCGATTCTGTTAAGGCCTTTTTGGATAAGAGTTTGACGCTGCTGGAAACCTATTCCTTGGACCGGGGCTCGGTGGACTGGCCGCAGCTGCGCCAGGCGGTGTACCAGAAAGCCCAGGGCGCCCAGTCGGTGCGGGAGCTGCTGCCGGTTTACCCGTATGTGTTTGAACAATTGAAGGACGACCATGGCTGGCTGACTTACAAAGGCAAAACCTATAAGTGGCGCAATCCGGCCCGCACCCCCTACGCCAACGCGGCCGTGAAGGAAGCCCTGGCCCAAAAGCCCGGCGTGCTGGTAAAAATGCTGCCCGGCAACGTGGGCTACGTGCAGTTGCCGGGCATCAACGCCGGGGGCAGCCTGCAGCAGATGCGCGACGCGGCTAAAGTGGTGCAGGACTCGCTCTGCCGCATCAACCCCGATAAAGCCAAGGCGTGGATTATCGACCTGCGCTTGAACGACGGCGGGGCCATGGCTCCCATGCTGGCGGGTATTGCCCCCATCATCGGCGACGGTTACCTGGGCGGGTTCGCGGACAAGGATGGCAAGCCCGACCAGCAGTGGTATCTCAAGCAGGGTAACTTCTACCTGGATACCCTGCGCGTCACCACCCTGCAGGACCGCTGCCCCGTCCGGAAAACCGATAAGCCCGTGGCCGTGCTGCTGAGCGGCATGACGGCCAGCTCCGGCGAAATAGTGGCTATCAGTCTGAAAGGGCGACCCCGCACGCGCTTCTTCGGGGAGCCCACCTACGGGGCCACCACCGCCAATGAGAGCTACCAAATCAGCGGCACGGCCTACCTTACCATTGCCGGCACCCAGGAAACCGACCGCAACCGGGTGATATACCGGTCCAACATCACCCCCGATGTGCTCATCTCAGAGGGCGACAACTTCGCGGACCTCAACCGGGATGCCAAGGTAGCGGCCGCGTTGAAATGGTTGAAGACCGCCCGAAAAGGCTAG
- a CDS encoding M28 family metallopeptidase yields MLLPRLLPASLLLGLTTLAACQSQTATTTSAAPTAAADLTPEAQATTPAEAISAATIGRYLQAVSSDEMLGRKPFTTGEERSTQYLADEFKRLGLQPGPEGSYFQPVPLVEITGTPAPTLQIKGKGPALSFQYKTDFVSFTQREQPQVSVSNSPLVFAGYGVVAPEYGWDDYRGLDVKGKTVVVLVNDPGNAGQDTTLFKGKAMTYYGRWTYKYEEAARHGAAGVLIVHDTKPAAYPWSVVLSGAISPKLRAQTTNKGADKCALEGWLTLDAAKKLFQAAGQSYEQLYAAANTKGFRPRPLGGLTLSGSIRNQLRRQTSRNVQAVLPGTTRPGEYIIYSAHWDHFGVGKAIAGDSIYNGAVDDGTGLAALLSIAEAFQKAPQKPERSIVFLAVTAEEQGLLGSAYYAQHPPYPLNKTVADLNMDMLWPYGQMKDLTVIGYGQSELEDYARAAAREQDRYILPDQQPETGMFYRSDHFNFAHVGVPSLYASGGFEGRTRGKDYIAQQRQNYTTNMYHKPADQFDPSWDLSGIAQDAQLYFRVGQRLAAETTFPQWRAGSEFKGARDKSMGGR; encoded by the coding sequence ATGCTTCTCCCCCGCCTGCTTCCCGCCAGCTTACTGCTGGGCCTGACTACCCTGGCCGCCTGCCAGTCGCAAACGGCCACTACCACTTCCGCCGCGCCCACCGCCGCTGCCGACCTCACCCCGGAAGCCCAGGCCACCACTCCGGCCGAAGCCATCAGCGCCGCTACTATCGGCCGCTACCTACAGGCGGTGTCGTCGGATGAGATGCTGGGGCGGAAGCCGTTTACCACGGGCGAGGAGCGCAGCACCCAGTATCTGGCCGATGAGTTCAAGCGCCTGGGTCTGCAGCCCGGTCCCGAGGGCTCGTACTTTCAGCCAGTGCCTCTGGTGGAAATTACCGGCACGCCAGCGCCTACCCTTCAAATCAAGGGCAAAGGCCCGGCCCTGAGCTTTCAGTATAAAACCGACTTCGTGAGCTTTACCCAGCGCGAGCAGCCGCAGGTAAGCGTTTCGAACTCGCCGCTGGTGTTTGCCGGCTACGGGGTGGTAGCGCCTGAGTACGGCTGGGACGACTACCGGGGCCTCGATGTGAAAGGCAAAACCGTGGTGGTGCTGGTGAATGACCCCGGCAACGCCGGCCAGGACACGACCCTGTTCAAGGGCAAGGCCATGACCTACTACGGCCGCTGGACCTACAAATACGAAGAAGCTGCCCGCCACGGCGCGGCCGGCGTGCTTATCGTGCACGATACCAAGCCGGCGGCCTACCCCTGGTCGGTGGTGTTAAGCGGAGCTATCAGCCCCAAGCTGCGCGCCCAAACCACCAACAAAGGCGCCGACAAATGCGCCCTGGAAGGCTGGCTGACCCTGGACGCGGCCAAGAAGCTGTTCCAGGCGGCCGGCCAGAGCTACGAACAGCTCTACGCCGCTGCGAATACCAAAGGCTTCCGGCCGCGGCCGTTGGGCGGGCTTACCCTCTCGGGCAGCATCCGGAACCAACTGCGCCGCCAGACCTCGCGCAACGTGCAGGCCGTGCTACCCGGCACCACCCGCCCCGGCGAGTACATCATTTACTCGGCTCACTGGGACCATTTCGGGGTAGGCAAAGCCATTGCCGGCGACTCCATCTACAACGGGGCCGTGGACGATGGCACCGGTCTGGCCGCCCTGCTCAGCATTGCCGAGGCCTTCCAGAAAGCCCCCCAGAAGCCGGAGCGCAGCATTGTGTTTCTGGCCGTTACGGCCGAAGAGCAGGGCCTGCTGGGCTCGGCCTACTACGCCCAGCACCCGCCCTACCCCCTCAACAAAACCGTAGCCGACCTGAACATGGACATGCTCTGGCCCTATGGGCAGATGAAGGACCTCACGGTCATAGGCTACGGGCAGTCGGAGCTGGAGGACTACGCCCGCGCCGCCGCCCGGGAGCAGGACCGCTACATCCTCCCCGATCAGCAGCCCGAAACCGGCATGTTCTACCGCTCCGACCACTTCAACTTTGCCCACGTAGGCGTGCCCTCGCTCTACGCCAGCGGCGGTTTCGAGGGCCGCACCCGCGGCAAGGACTACATTGCCCAGCAGCGCCAGAACTACACCACTAACATGTACCACAAGCCCGCCGACCAGTTTGACCCCAGCTGGGACCTTTCGGGCATCGCCCAGGATGCCCAGCTCTACTTCCGCGTGGGTCAGCGCCTGGCCGCCGAAACCACCTTCCCGCAGTGGCGCGCCGGCTCCGAGTTCAAGGGCGCCCGGGATAAGAGCATGGGTGGGCGGTAG
- a CDS encoding DEAD/DEAH box helicase, with the protein MSFDELNLIDPILSALREEGYTTPTPIQQQAIPQVLEGHDLLGIAQTGTGKTAAFTVPILQILHQTAQVERHAPGRIRCLVLTPTRELAIQIGESFAAYGRHLPKLRSTVIFGGVGQHPQVQALKRGVEVLIATPGRLLDLMNQGFIDLRNIELFVLDEADRMLDMGFIHDIKRILPKLPARRQTLFFSATMPGQIQDLADSILRPNPVKVTVTPVSSTADTVTQAVYMVEKTDKPALLEHVLKDRNIRRVLVFTRTKHGADKVVRTLAKAEIPAEAIHGNKSQNHRQRALSNFKAGTTRVLVATDIAARGIDVDELTHVINYEIPNEPETYVHRIGRTGRAGADGTALSFCDEEERAYLQDIQKLIRRQVPVVQGHPYTSELVAPVPLSGGAPIKRPKGPAGRPPRPGRGPQAGGQARPEGGSRQPNRSGERQGSSAPRASHASPGSNSRPQGSASAEGGDRSGGQRRRFRGNNSSRNR; encoded by the coding sequence ATGTCGTTCGACGAACTAAACCTGATTGATCCTATCCTGAGCGCCCTGCGCGAGGAAGGGTACACTACCCCTACCCCTATTCAGCAGCAAGCCATTCCGCAGGTACTGGAAGGCCACGATTTGCTGGGCATTGCCCAAACCGGCACGGGTAAAACGGCCGCTTTTACGGTTCCTATTCTGCAGATTCTGCACCAGACGGCTCAGGTAGAGCGCCACGCGCCGGGCCGTATTCGCTGCCTGGTACTCACGCCTACCCGGGAGCTGGCCATCCAGATTGGGGAAAGCTTTGCCGCCTACGGTCGCCATCTGCCCAAGCTGCGCTCCACGGTTATTTTTGGGGGCGTGGGCCAGCATCCGCAGGTACAGGCCCTCAAGCGCGGCGTGGAGGTACTCATTGCTACCCCCGGCCGCCTGCTGGACCTAATGAACCAGGGGTTTATTGACCTGCGCAACATTGAGCTGTTCGTGCTGGATGAAGCAGACCGCATGCTGGACATGGGCTTTATTCACGACATCAAGCGCATTCTGCCCAAGCTGCCCGCCCGGCGGCAAACCCTGTTCTTCTCGGCCACCATGCCGGGCCAGATCCAGGACCTGGCCGACAGCATCCTGCGTCCGAACCCGGTGAAGGTAACCGTGACGCCCGTGTCGAGCACGGCCGATACGGTTACGCAAGCCGTGTACATGGTGGAGAAGACCGACAAGCCGGCGCTACTGGAACACGTACTGAAGGACCGCAACATCCGCCGCGTGCTGGTGTTTACCCGCACCAAACACGGCGCCGATAAGGTGGTCCGGACGCTGGCGAAGGCGGAAATTCCGGCCGAAGCCATTCACGGCAACAAGTCGCAGAACCACCGGCAGCGCGCCCTGAGCAACTTCAAGGCGGGTACCACTCGGGTGCTGGTAGCTACGGACATTGCCGCCCGTGGCATCGACGTGGATGAGCTGACCCACGTTATCAACTACGAAATTCCCAACGAGCCCGAGACGTACGTGCACCGCATTGGCCGCACCGGCCGGGCCGGCGCCGATGGCACCGCCCTTTCGTTCTGCGACGAAGAAGAGCGGGCTTACCTTCAGGATATTCAGAAGCTGATTCGCCGCCAGGTTCCCGTGGTGCAGGGCCACCCTTACACCTCCGAGCTGGTAGCACCAGTTCCGCTTTCCGGCGGCGCCCCCATCAAACGCCCGAAAGGCCCGGCCGGTCGGCCGCCCCGCCCTGGCCGGGGCCCGCAGGCCGGAGGCCAGGCCCGCCCGGAAGGTGGCAGCCGGCAGCCCAACCGCAGTGGTGAGCGTCAGGGAAGCTCAGCCCCCCGGGCCAGCCACGCCTCCCCCGGGAGCAATTCTCGTCCGCAGGGTAGCGCCAGCGCCGAAGGAGGCGACCGAAGCGGCGGGCAGCGTCGTCGCTTCCGGGGAAACAACAGCAGCCGTAACCGGTAA
- a CDS encoding DNA polymerase beta superfamily protein, with the protein MMLTISDLRQRGLILFEAISGSRAYGTHLPHSDTDLKGVFILPEAEFYGLTYVPQVANATNDEVFYELRRFVELLVKNNPTVLELLGTPEDCVVYRHPLFDSFRAEDFLSKLCRRSFAEYAVAQIRKARGLNKKINHPEPPQRKSVLDFCYVTVGAGAQPVATWLERRGYAAHQCGLANVNHLTDLYALFVDKTSGQRHGYRGLVRDPETSQDVQLSAVPKGEMPVAYLSFNRNGYSTYCRVYREYQEWKQKRNPERYQNTVQHGKNYDAKNMLHVFRLLRMAEEIASDGQLHVRRPDREFLLQIRRGEFEYEQLVAEAEALVERVSNAFATSALPDTPDADAAEQLLVRTRRAWYAARPGHQP; encoded by the coding sequence ATGATGCTTACTATTTCTGACCTGCGCCAGCGCGGCCTCATTCTCTTCGAGGCCATCAGCGGCAGCCGCGCCTACGGCACCCACCTGCCCCACTCCGATACGGACCTCAAAGGCGTGTTTATCCTGCCTGAGGCGGAGTTCTACGGCCTGACCTACGTGCCCCAGGTAGCCAACGCCACCAACGACGAGGTGTTCTATGAGTTGCGCCGCTTCGTGGAACTGCTGGTGAAAAACAACCCCACGGTGCTGGAGCTGCTCGGCACACCCGAGGACTGCGTGGTGTACCGCCATCCGCTGTTTGATTCATTCCGGGCCGAAGATTTCCTCTCGAAGCTGTGCCGCCGGAGCTTCGCCGAGTATGCTGTGGCGCAAATTCGGAAGGCACGGGGCCTGAACAAGAAAATCAACCACCCCGAGCCGCCCCAGCGCAAGTCGGTGCTGGATTTCTGCTACGTGACGGTAGGAGCGGGGGCGCAGCCGGTAGCCACCTGGCTGGAGCGGCGCGGCTACGCGGCCCACCAGTGCGGCCTGGCCAACGTAAACCACCTCACCGACTTATACGCCCTGTTTGTGGATAAAACCTCCGGCCAGCGCCACGGCTACCGCGGCCTCGTGCGCGACCCGGAAACCTCGCAGGATGTGCAGCTCTCGGCCGTACCGAAGGGAGAAATGCCGGTGGCCTACCTCAGCTTTAACCGCAACGGCTACAGCACCTACTGCCGCGTGTACCGCGAGTACCAGGAGTGGAAACAGAAACGCAACCCGGAGCGCTATCAGAATACTGTGCAGCACGGCAAAAACTACGACGCCAAAAACATGCTGCACGTATTCCGGCTGCTGCGCATGGCCGAGGAAATTGCCTCCGACGGGCAGCTGCACGTACGCCGCCCCGACCGGGAGTTCCTGCTGCAAATCCGGCGCGGCGAGTTTGAGTACGAGCAGCTAGTGGCCGAGGCCGAAGCGTTGGTGGAGCGGGTATCAAACGCCTTTGCCACCTCAGCCTTGCCCGATACTCCGGACGCCGATGCCGCCGAGCAGCTGCTGGTGCGCACGCGCCGGGCCTGGTATGCCGCCCGCCCCGGCCACCAGCCATAA
- a CDS encoding OmpA family protein, with translation MKVLLTLALALCWLTLRAQEVGGLRVYSDTAAQYQLAYPSSWQLVHPQNDSAEVILLATKLPGQVLATVSRRPVFLKSATGLPAHSALDSLWSATQRLPQVQVLYLAQHEADTHTEVRYHYTYAAEPAPAPRTRVVGRRIWQRGHELQLEYRASTSQDAAYLTDADKLVASLRVTGPARTAAGGPAQCDDKMYGIAALRYDNELWEDDCRTIHEFSAADLSAPPRIHRQVLPFQSYALAKGFDNCLYSVTKSPTDAPELVYRYNPATGQGEFTPWRLPSQGPENVWISAATDEQGSLYFMTSDASKLVKVAPATGVVSLVWTTDPVRQAPFYPAIGFAGAGSHGNFCLGDAQTLYQVYSTDGSLISVNLGTGQPAPTLTVPAGLPRRGGYSDLLLQTAPDGRRWLYMAGPKALYRVDMSRGETQLVRRGIYTDLAGCNVFRQPPPPPTREAAPAPPVTGTWRGRVLDARTFQPLPQARLRLGPAGAETTVPLSAQGVFSFLVEPGRKTAAQAQLAGYLPLDSTFNTSAGPYVQDILLQPLAVGTILQLDKVRFEQGSARLLSSSYPALKKLLQLLTDTPTLTIELRGHTDNVGAPEKNVALSERRVATVKAYLVRHGIAATRISGLGLGGAEPRASNDREATRQLNRRVEFRVTGE, from the coding sequence ATGAAGGTTTTGCTGACGCTGGCACTGGCCCTATGCTGGCTGACGCTACGCGCGCAGGAGGTCGGGGGGTTACGGGTATATTCTGATACTGCGGCGCAGTACCAGCTGGCGTATCCTTCCTCCTGGCAGCTGGTTCACCCGCAGAACGACAGCGCAGAGGTAATCCTGCTTGCCACCAAGCTCCCGGGCCAGGTTCTGGCCACTGTCAGCCGGCGTCCGGTGTTCCTTAAAAGCGCGACTGGTTTGCCGGCCCATAGTGCGCTGGACTCATTGTGGAGTGCCACGCAGCGCCTGCCGCAGGTCCAGGTGCTGTACCTGGCTCAGCACGAAGCCGACACCCACACCGAAGTGCGCTACCACTACACCTACGCCGCGGAGCCCGCCCCCGCGCCTCGTACCCGCGTGGTGGGCCGGCGCATCTGGCAGCGCGGCCACGAGCTGCAGCTGGAATACCGGGCCAGTACCAGCCAGGATGCTGCTTACCTAACTGATGCCGACAAGCTGGTGGCCTCACTGCGCGTTACAGGCCCGGCCCGCACCGCTGCCGGCGGCCCCGCGCAGTGCGACGACAAGATGTACGGCATCGCGGCCCTGCGCTACGATAACGAGCTGTGGGAAGATGACTGCCGCACCATCCACGAGTTTTCTGCCGCCGACCTCTCCGCGCCGCCCAGAATTCATCGGCAGGTGCTGCCCTTCCAGTCGTACGCCCTGGCCAAGGGGTTCGATAACTGCCTGTACTCGGTTACCAAGTCGCCGACAGATGCGCCCGAGCTGGTGTACCGCTACAACCCGGCAACGGGCCAGGGTGAGTTCACCCCCTGGCGCCTACCCTCCCAGGGACCCGAGAACGTCTGGATTTCGGCCGCTACTGATGAGCAGGGCAGCCTCTATTTTATGACCTCCGATGCCAGCAAGCTGGTAAAAGTAGCCCCCGCTACCGGCGTAGTAAGTCTGGTCTGGACCACGGACCCCGTGCGGCAGGCACCCTTTTACCCGGCTATTGGCTTTGCCGGGGCCGGCTCCCATGGCAATTTCTGCCTCGGCGATGCCCAGACCCTCTACCAGGTGTACAGCACCGATGGCTCCCTGATCAGCGTAAACCTGGGCACCGGCCAGCCCGCGCCCACCCTGACTGTTCCTGCCGGGCTTCCGCGGCGCGGTGGCTACAGCGACCTGCTGCTGCAAACGGCCCCCGATGGGCGCCGGTGGCTGTACATGGCCGGCCCGAAAGCCCTCTACCGGGTTGATATGAGCCGGGGCGAGACCCAGCTGGTACGCCGCGGAATTTATACGGACCTGGCGGGGTGCAACGTGTTTCGCCAGCCCCCACCGCCGCCAACCAGAGAAGCGGCACCCGCCCCGCCCGTTACCGGCACCTGGCGGGGTAGGGTGCTGGATGCCCGCACGTTTCAGCCCCTGCCGCAGGCCCGGCTGCGCCTGGGGCCGGCCGGCGCCGAAACAACGGTGCCGCTTAGCGCCCAGGGGGTGTTTTCCTTTTTGGTGGAGCCCGGCCGCAAAACCGCCGCCCAGGCGCAGCTGGCCGGTTATCTGCCCCTGGATAGTACGTTCAACACCAGTGCCGGGCCCTATGTGCAGGATATTCTGCTGCAGCCGCTGGCCGTGGGCACCATTCTGCAGCTCGATAAAGTACGCTTTGAGCAGGGGAGTGCCCGGCTGCTTTCCTCGTCCTACCCGGCTCTCAAAAAGCTGCTGCAGCTGCTCACCGACACACCCACCCTCACCATTGAGCTGCGCGGCCACACCGATAACGTAGGCGCCCCAGAGAAAAACGTAGCGCTCAGTGAGCGGCGGGTAGCTACCGTAAAGGCCTATCTGGTGCGGCACGGTATAGCAGCAACCCGCATCAGCGGCCTGGGCCTGGGCGGTGCCGAGCCCCGGGCCAGCAACGACCGGGAAGCCACCCGCCAACTCAACCGCCGCGTGGAGTTCCGGGTGACGGGAGAGTAA
- a CDS encoding nucleotidyltransferase domain-containing protein, producing the protein MLNARIQTALTQLEATHNIRILYACESGSRAWGFPSPDSDYDVRFLYAHPAEWYLTLDEGPDTLTFPVDEELDLAGWELRKALKLLRGSNAALLEWLQSPVVYRQAAGFREALAPLWPACWNARAGLNHYAGLMRRGVTEDLSGEQVRLKRLFYALRSTLAARWIQQRPAEVPPMEFRQLRELLPPELQSSVDELLARKATADEKTTVPRPAALAEFLQAEYEAGLAARDTLPILHRLDPTLELNALFRAWLAPAT; encoded by the coding sequence ATGCTCAACGCCCGCATCCAAACGGCCCTCACCCAACTCGAAGCCACCCACAACATCCGCATCCTGTACGCCTGCGAATCGGGCAGCCGGGCCTGGGGCTTTCCTTCGCCGGACTCCGACTACGACGTGCGCTTTCTCTACGCCCACCCCGCCGAGTGGTACCTGACGCTGGACGAGGGGCCCGATACGCTCACGTTTCCCGTGGATGAGGAGCTGGACCTGGCCGGTTGGGAGCTGCGCAAAGCCCTGAAGCTGCTGCGCGGCTCCAACGCCGCCCTGTTGGAGTGGCTTCAGTCGCCGGTGGTGTACCGGCAGGCCGCCGGGTTTCGGGAGGCGCTGGCGCCCTTATGGCCAGCCTGCTGGAACGCCCGGGCCGGCCTTAACCACTACGCCGGCCTGATGCGGCGTGGCGTTACCGAAGACCTGAGCGGCGAGCAGGTGCGCCTGAAACGACTGTTTTACGCCCTGCGCTCTACGCTGGCTGCCCGCTGGATTCAGCAGCGCCCCGCCGAGGTGCCCCCCATGGAGTTCCGGCAGCTGCGGGAGCTGCTGCCACCGGAGCTACAGAGCAGCGTGGATGAGCTGCTGGCCCGGAAGGCCACCGCCGATGAGAAAACCACCGTGCCCCGCCCGGCCGCTCTGGCGGAGTTTCTGCAAGCTGAATACGAAGCCGGGCTGGCCGCCCGCGACACCTTACCTATTCTTCACCGCCTTGACCCTACCCTGGAACTGAACGCGCTATTTCGGGCATGGCTTGCCCCAGCCACCTGA